The following are encoded in a window of Rissa tridactyla isolate bRisTri1 chromosome 3, bRisTri1.patW.cur.20221130, whole genome shotgun sequence genomic DNA:
- the LOC128907936 gene encoding prokineticin receptor 2, with the protein MEKAEQNPNATVNINFAAIYNLLDGDLTSLRNFSFPFNFSYSDYDLPLDSEDDMTKTRTFFAAKIVIGVALVGIMLVCGIGNFIFIAALARYKKLRNLTNLLIANLAISDFIVAIVCCPFEMDYYVVRQLSWEHGHVLCASVNYLRTVSLYVSTNALLAIAVDRYLAIVHPLKPRMNYQTATFLIALVWIISILVAIPSAYFATETVLFIVKNQEKIFCGQIWPVDQQMYYKSYFLFIFGIEFVAPVITMTLCYARISRELWFKTVPGFQTEQIRKRLRCRRKTVMVLMCILTAYVLCWAPFYGFTIVRDFFPTIFVKEKHYLTAFYIVECIAMSNSMINTMCFVTVKNNTMKYFKKIMLLRWRSTYNGSKSSTDLDLRTSAMAVTEEVDCIKLK; encoded by the exons ATGGAGAAAGCTGAACAGAACCCAAATGCTACTGTCAACATCAACTTTGCTGCAATCTATAATCTCCTCGATGGGGATTTAACCTCCTTGCGAaacttctccttccctttcaatTTCAGTTATAGCGATTACGACCTGCCACTGGACAGTGAAGATGACATGACCAAAACCCGCACCTTCTTTGCAGCTAAGATTGTGATTGGGGTGGCTCTGGTTGGCATCATGTTGGTCTGTGGGATTGGCAACTTCATCTTCATTGCTGCTCTCGCCCGCTACAAGAAGCTGCGAAACCTCACCAACCTGCTGATTGCCAACCTAGCCATCTCAGACTTCATTGTGGCCATCGTGTGTTGCCCCTTTGAGATGGATTATTATGTTGTGCGGCAGCTGTCCTGGGAGCACGGCCACGTCCTCTGTGCCTCAGTCAACTACCTACGGACCGTCTCCCTTTATGTTTCTACCAACGCTCTCCTGGCTATAGCTGTTGACAG GTATCTGGCCATTGTCCACCCACTGAAACCACGCATGAATTATCAAACAGCAACCTTCCTAATAGCCTTGGTCTGGATCATCTCTATACTTGTAGCTATCCCATCTGCATACTTTGCCACAGAAACAGTGCTATTTATAGTGAAAAACCAGGAGAAAATTTTCTGTGGTCAAATTTGGCCAGTTGACCAGCAGATGTACTACAAATCATACTTCCTCTTCATCTTTGGCATTGAATTTGTTGCACCCGTGATTACGATGACCTTGTGTTATGCCAGGATCTCTCGGGAGCTTTGGTTTAAAACTGTACCAGGATTTCAGACGGAACAGATCAGAAAGAGGCTTCGATGCCGAAGAAAAACTGTTATGGTACTGATGTGCATCTTGACTGCCTATGTTCTCTGCTGGGCACCTTTCTACGGCTTCACAATTGTCCGTGACTTTTTCCCCACCAtctttgtgaaagaaaagcattatCTTACTGCTTTTTACATAGTTGAATGCATTGCTATGAGTAACAGCATGATAAACACCATGTGTTTTGTAACTGTAAAAAATAACACCATGAAGTATTTCAAgaagatcatgttgctcagatgGAGATCAACATATAATGGAAGCAAATCGAGCACAGATTTAGACCTGAGAACAAGTGCAATGGCAGTTACAGAAGAGGTAGActgcataaaactgaaataa